Proteins found in one Fulvitalea axinellae genomic segment:
- a CDS encoding TonB-dependent receptor, which yields MRKLLLFCLAGLMTLTTTFGQENEKTITGNVSGADDKEPIPGVNVTLKGTTIGTVTDIDGNYSLTIPVTKGGTLTFSFIGLATEEVRIGTQKVIDMQMTAELTQLQEVVITGYSQQSKEKLISTIEVLSPTEIEDKPAADVSQLLQGRAAGVVSTIGSGQPGAKTDLIIRGASSISGNNSPLYVIDGIIVENSNQSTITDTEQSPLSQINPDDIESISILKDASATALYGSRGANGVVVITTKKGKAGQTRFGFSGQWGQTVRNKGGFKVMDAFELWTYERAVLEINGYDPDVLRPKSYLTENGDTDWLEEAYQKGQLQRYELSASGGSEHTTYFASLGYYDQSGILIGSDFERYSGRLNINSQLSSTLNMSLNTSLSVADQRNAGNGNTFTSPLLGSWLNRPFDRAYTNGVPTPAGIIGSGVDWQSLSSSNFVREINLRKLTNKTVRSINKFSLSWSPLEDLTLTTNNGYDYLTIKQISYAAPNSYDGQNVKGFLTNVNNINYTLTTSNLINYNYLINDNQELTFLLGFEAQKNVRENFDATGNSVAHPNLRTLDSYARPAGVGGFNTEYFFISYFAQVNYDLLGKYFATGSFRRDGSSRFGSDNRYANFWSVGVSWLMHEEEFISKLDFINTLKIRASTGETGNANIGNFESQALWSGNASYMDNPALVPIQLANPELTWERNTDFNAGIDLGFFERISLSYDFYIRKSKETLLSRPIPATTGYTDVNQNIGSIRNTGHEIILNTKNLTGPITWNTSFNISFNKNEVVDLPGGEPFSNPFTSLQRVEEGHDVRSFYMQKWAGVDRDNGDPLWYKADGTTTNNYNEAARMFVGSATPDFTGGLNNTLAYKGFTFSFFFYFTYGNDVYNSTSRYYDSSGSRFGAVNQTTEAIDFWREDNKGAPRPKPRLSQNTSSLNSSRYLEDGSYIRLRDVTLGYEFDKELIGKIGLNSARVYFQGQNLLTITDYNGIDPEVGVIGTEFFRYPVGKSWSFGLDIRF from the coding sequence ATGAGAAAGCTTTTACTGTTTTGCTTGGCCGGGCTAATGACCCTTACGACAACGTTTGGCCAAGAAAATGAAAAAACAATTACAGGCAATGTCTCCGGTGCGGACGACAAAGAGCCTATTCCGGGTGTCAACGTAACCCTAAAAGGCACAACAATCGGAACCGTAACGGATATTGACGGCAACTACAGCCTTACCATTCCGGTAACAAAAGGAGGCACATTAACCTTCTCTTTTATTGGGTTAGCGACCGAAGAGGTCAGAATTGGCACCCAAAAAGTGATAGACATGCAAATGACCGCCGAGCTCACTCAGCTACAGGAGGTCGTTATCACTGGTTACAGCCAACAAAGCAAAGAAAAACTCATCTCGACTATAGAAGTGCTCTCCCCTACCGAGATCGAAGACAAACCCGCGGCGGATGTCTCACAACTTCTACAAGGTCGCGCAGCCGGAGTAGTTAGCACGATAGGTTCAGGCCAGCCTGGCGCCAAAACCGACTTGATTATAAGAGGCGCAAGCTCTATTTCAGGAAACAACTCTCCATTGTACGTAATCGACGGTATCATTGTCGAAAACAGCAACCAATCAACTATTACTGACACGGAACAATCCCCGCTTTCACAAATCAACCCTGATGATATCGAATCAATATCGATTCTAAAAGACGCTTCCGCAACAGCCCTATATGGCTCACGAGGAGCAAACGGGGTTGTTGTTATCACAACAAAAAAAGGAAAAGCCGGCCAAACCCGATTTGGCTTCTCTGGCCAATGGGGACAAACCGTCCGGAACAAAGGGGGATTTAAGGTTATGGATGCCTTTGAACTTTGGACTTATGAACGAGCAGTTCTTGAAATTAACGGATACGATCCAGACGTTTTAAGACCGAAATCATATCTAACCGAGAATGGCGATACCGATTGGTTAGAAGAGGCGTATCAAAAAGGGCAACTTCAACGATATGAGTTATCCGCTTCAGGCGGAAGCGAACATACGACTTATTTCGCTTCATTAGGCTATTACGACCAATCAGGAATCCTAATTGGGTCAGATTTCGAGCGATACTCTGGCAGATTGAATATCAACAGCCAGCTATCCTCAACCTTAAACATGTCTTTAAACACATCTCTATCCGTTGCAGATCAAAGAAACGCAGGTAATGGCAATACTTTCACTAGTCCATTATTGGGCTCTTGGCTAAACAGGCCCTTCGATAGGGCCTACACCAACGGAGTACCTACCCCTGCCGGAATTATCGGGTCTGGCGTTGATTGGCAGTCATTGTCAAGTTCAAACTTTGTAAGGGAAATCAACCTTAGAAAACTCACAAACAAAACTGTCAGAAGTATCAATAAATTCAGTCTTTCTTGGTCTCCATTAGAGGATTTAACTCTGACTACAAATAATGGGTACGACTACCTAACAATAAAACAGATCAGCTATGCTGCTCCAAACTCGTATGATGGACAGAATGTAAAAGGGTTTCTAACTAATGTCAACAATATTAATTATACACTTACCACCTCCAATCTTATAAATTATAATTACTTAATAAACGACAACCAAGAGCTGACATTCTTACTAGGATTTGAAGCTCAAAAAAATGTAAGAGAAAATTTTGACGCAACCGGTAATTCTGTTGCGCACCCTAACTTAAGAACACTTGATTCATATGCTAGACCTGCGGGAGTTGGCGGATTTAATACCGAGTATTTCTTCATCTCATACTTTGCACAAGTCAATTATGACCTTCTGGGGAAATATTTTGCGACTGGCTCTTTCAGAAGGGACGGTTCCTCTAGGTTTGGTAGCGATAACCGATATGCGAACTTTTGGTCTGTCGGGGTGTCTTGGTTAATGCACGAAGAAGAATTTATCTCAAAACTAGATTTCATCAATACCCTCAAAATCCGGGCAAGTACAGGGGAGACAGGAAACGCCAATATTGGCAACTTCGAATCACAGGCACTATGGTCAGGAAACGCAAGTTATATGGACAACCCGGCTTTGGTTCCAATTCAACTAGCCAACCCAGAGCTTACCTGGGAAAGGAACACTGACTTTAACGCAGGTATAGACCTCGGCTTTTTTGAACGAATCAGTCTCTCCTATGACTTTTATATCCGAAAGTCTAAGGAAACCTTGCTTAGCAGGCCAATACCCGCTACAACTGGTTACACAGACGTCAACCAAAACATTGGGTCGATTAGAAACACTGGACACGAAATTATCCTAAACACTAAAAACCTCACGGGGCCTATTACCTGGAATACCAGCTTTAATATCTCATTCAATAAAAACGAAGTGGTCGACTTACCTGGAGGAGAACCATTCTCCAACCCTTTCACATCACTCCAACGTGTTGAGGAGGGGCACGACGTAAGATCATTTTATATGCAAAAATGGGCCGGAGTAGATCGTGACAACGGAGACCCACTTTGGTATAAGGCTGACGGCACAACAACCAACAATTATAATGAAGCAGCAAGAATGTTTGTCGGCTCCGCAACTCCTGATTTCACTGGAGGACTTAACAACACCTTAGCTTACAAAGGCTTTACATTCTCGTTCTTCTTCTATTTCACATACGGTAACGATGTCTATAACTCAACGTCTCGCTATTACGACTCCTCAGGAAGCAGATTCGGAGCAGTCAATCAAACCACAGAAGCTATAGACTTCTGGCGCGAAGACAATAAAGGAGCCCCAAGGCCAAAACCTCGATTGAGTCAAAACACTTCCAGCCTTAATTCTAGCAGATACCTTGAAGACGGGTCATATATAAGACTTCGAGACGTGACACTCGGCTACGAGTTCGACAAAGAACTTATCGGGAAAATCGGCCTGAATTCAGCAAGGGTATATTTCCAAGGCCAAAACTTGTTAACAATTACGGACTACAACGGCATTGACCCTGAAGTTGGTGTAATCGGCACAGAGTTTTTCCGATACCCAGTAGGCAAATCATGGAGCTTTGGCTTGGACATTCGCTTCTAA
- a CDS encoding STAS domain-containing protein, translating to MKYSIEKKEQYVLIKPEFEKLDSTKSPAMKSDVLTFRAEGARNVILDLSDVKYVDSSGLSALLVGHRVFNEDNGMFVITGSGEHVLKLIKISQLDSVLHILPTVEEAIDAVFLHEIERDLTDTEE from the coding sequence ATGAAATATTCGATTGAAAAGAAGGAACAATACGTGCTGATAAAGCCGGAATTTGAAAAGCTGGATTCGACAAAGTCTCCCGCGATGAAGTCAGATGTCCTTACGTTTCGCGCCGAAGGTGCTCGAAATGTGATTCTCGATTTGTCGGATGTTAAGTATGTGGATTCGTCCGGGCTTAGCGCATTATTAGTCGGGCATAGGGTTTTTAATGAGGATAATGGAATGTTCGTAATCACGGGCTCGGGAGAACATGTTTTAAAACTGATTAAAATATCACAACTTGACTCGGTTCTTCATATTCTGCCGACAGTGGAAGAGGCAATTGATGCCGTATTCCTGCATGAAATTGAAAGGGATTTGACAGATACCGAAGAATAA
- a CDS encoding phosphoribosylaminoimidazolesuccinocarboxamide synthase: MATAIKETNFSFPGQTGFYRGKVRENYYFEDKIVIVASDRISAFDVVLPEPIPFKGQVLNQIATKFLEATRDIVPNWLEMVPDPNVAVGKLCQTVPVEMIIRGYLSGHAWREYKAGKREVCGVPLPEGLKENDRLPEPIITPTTKAADGDHDQDISRAEILRQGIVSEELYSLLEDYTRALFQRGTEMAATEGLILVDTKYEFGINNGKVFLIDEVHTPDSSRYFYADGYAERQEKGERQKQLSKEFVREWLMANGFQGQEGQVVPEMNEEIVKSISERYVELFEKVTGEKFVPQDYSNATERIEKNILANL; the protein is encoded by the coding sequence ATGGCGACTGCGATCAAGGAAACAAACTTTAGCTTTCCGGGACAAACAGGTTTTTATCGGGGTAAAGTCCGTGAGAACTATTATTTTGAGGATAAGATAGTTATCGTGGCCTCGGACAGGATTTCTGCGTTCGATGTCGTTTTGCCCGAACCGATTCCGTTTAAGGGACAGGTACTCAACCAGATTGCTACGAAGTTTCTTGAAGCGACCCGAGATATCGTGCCGAATTGGCTTGAGATGGTTCCTGACCCAAATGTGGCGGTTGGAAAACTTTGCCAAACGGTTCCCGTAGAGATGATCATCAGGGGATACCTTTCGGGGCACGCTTGGAGAGAATATAAAGCAGGAAAGCGTGAGGTCTGCGGGGTACCGTTGCCTGAAGGCCTCAAGGAAAATGACCGCTTGCCGGAACCAATTATTACTCCAACTACGAAAGCCGCTGACGGAGATCATGACCAAGATATTTCCAGAGCCGAAATTCTTCGTCAAGGCATTGTTTCAGAGGAACTTTACTCCCTTCTGGAGGATTATACGCGTGCTCTTTTCCAGCGTGGTACAGAGATGGCCGCCACTGAAGGCCTGATTTTGGTGGATACGAAATATGAATTCGGAATCAATAACGGGAAAGTGTTTTTGATTGATGAAGTGCACACGCCCGATTCCTCAAGATATTTCTATGCTGACGGTTACGCCGAAAGACAAGAGAAAGGAGAGCGTCAGAAACAGCTTTCCAAAGAGTTTGTCCGTGAGTGGTTGATGGCAAATGGCTTTCAGGGACAAGAAGGCCAAGTAGTTCCTGAGATGAACGAAGAGATTGTGAAATCAATTTCAGAGCGTTACGTAGAGCTTTTCGAAAAGGTAACAGGAGAAAAGTTTGTGCCACAGGATTACTCTAACGCTACTGAAAGAATAGAAAAAAATATCCTTGCCAATCTTTGA
- a CDS encoding efflux RND transporter periplasmic adaptor subunit produces MKLRFSIYSILFLAGVMMSSCGGNKTRQDSAVAEDAHEEHVEGVVELTEQQAKAIGLRLGKIQMRNLKAVVRATGELELPPQDMATVTPYIGGVVKSVKVMEGDEVRKGQVLAYLAQAEYIHVQHQYLENYNKLQFLKKEYERKKKLYDERITSGKEFQNITSEYKSVEAVVKSFGTKLELLGLSPQKVRNGKISQMVPITSPISGHVTKVNVNTGTFAETQVGMFEIVNNSNLYLDLSIYENDIAKVKKGQAIRFTVANMTGKEYGGELYAVSKAFEGNSKSVKAFGKITEGDTEPLISGLFVNATISVGDENVPAVPEGAIALEGDETFVFVRMEADGHSHGSENVSEGHGHDHGNEVSHDHEDAGHEGHDHGKETHDHKAGEAHDHVEAESVYIFKRVPVVLGAKSGGYVEIKPLEEIPINSELALNGAYYLSAEMGKAETSHSH; encoded by the coding sequence ATGAAATTAAGATTCAGCATATATTCGATTTTGTTTCTTGCCGGTGTGATGATGTCCTCTTGTGGAGGAAACAAAACGCGACAAGATTCGGCGGTAGCCGAAGATGCTCATGAGGAGCATGTGGAAGGAGTGGTGGAACTGACCGAGCAACAGGCAAAAGCTATCGGTTTGCGTTTGGGGAAAATCCAGATGCGAAACCTAAAGGCGGTAGTCCGGGCTACGGGCGAGTTGGAACTACCGCCCCAAGATATGGCAACGGTGACGCCTTATATCGGCGGTGTTGTCAAAAGTGTTAAGGTTATGGAAGGCGATGAGGTTAGGAAAGGCCAAGTGCTGGCTTATCTTGCGCAAGCCGAATATATACACGTCCAACATCAGTATTTGGAGAACTATAACAAGCTCCAATTCCTGAAAAAGGAGTATGAGCGGAAGAAAAAACTTTACGATGAAAGAATCACTTCGGGTAAGGAATTTCAGAATATTACATCAGAATATAAATCTGTAGAGGCTGTTGTGAAATCGTTCGGGACTAAGCTTGAGCTCTTGGGCCTTAGTCCTCAAAAGGTTCGGAATGGTAAAATCAGCCAGATGGTTCCCATAACGTCTCCAATCTCAGGGCACGTGACCAAGGTGAATGTGAATACGGGAACATTTGCCGAGACGCAAGTCGGAATGTTTGAAATCGTGAACAACTCGAATCTGTATTTGGACTTGAGTATTTATGAAAATGATATCGCTAAAGTCAAGAAAGGGCAGGCTATACGTTTTACCGTAGCGAATATGACGGGCAAGGAGTACGGCGGTGAACTTTATGCCGTAAGCAAAGCTTTTGAGGGCAATTCGAAATCGGTAAAGGCTTTTGGGAAAATAACCGAAGGCGATACCGAACCTTTGATTTCAGGACTGTTTGTCAATGCGACTATCAGTGTTGGTGATGAGAATGTTCCTGCGGTACCCGAAGGAGCGATCGCTCTGGAAGGTGATGAGACTTTTGTGTTCGTTAGGATGGAAGCGGATGGCCATAGTCACGGATCTGAGAATGTCTCTGAGGGACACGGGCACGATCATGGTAATGAAGTGTCCCATGACCATGAAGATGCAGGGCACGAAGGTCATGACCACGGTAAGGAAACTCATGATCACAAGGCGGGCGAAGCGCATGATCATGTAGAGGCAGAAAGTGTCTATATCTTCAAAAGGGTGCCGGTGGTTTTGGGAGCGAAATCGGGTGGTTATGTTGAGATAAAGCCATTGGAAGAAATCCCTATCAATTCAGAATTGGCATTGAACGGAGCGTATTACCTTTCGGCCGAAATGGGAAAAGCGGAGACAAGCCACAGTCATTAA
- a CDS encoding RagB/SusD family nutrient uptake outer membrane protein, translating into MTKHKAHKLGLSALTVVLVTILLGACKDDLNLKPQQSLPPDDALTNIEGIESALTGTYDLMRSTTYYGRNFLVMADVSGDNVYNNLSSNRFVPSYDYERTTFDANPRDIWIQAYRATLSCNSILSNIDNIEAEVDTKNRVKGESLIIRSLALFDMVRSFAQPYQVGGGAQLGVPIITQDSLTISTTTIYRPYRSPVERVYEQIIKDLSSAKQIMKEGGAIGRTSRNAATALLSRIYLYRRANNTDLEAVVTQASEIINSGDYSLIPTDEYLASWGENGEDEAIFEFIFTKNDDRGANNIGRMYLPEGYGDIRPLNRFVDMFADNDVRKGLFQEDPQGVLYINKYPSLDGILGLASPRVIRLAEIYLNRAEAYARLGMYDEAKADLNTIIERATIGTFTPIDPPNDEVLDRILLERSKELFAEGHRSYDIFRTGGDMVRYGWMSEDEGEILFTIKTGDYNSILAIPQRDIDVNGNLVQNPGYVQ; encoded by the coding sequence ATGACAAAACACAAAGCACATAAATTAGGACTATCAGCCCTAACAGTCGTATTGGTGACGATCCTATTAGGAGCCTGTAAAGATGACCTTAACCTAAAGCCTCAACAATCGCTTCCACCGGATGATGCCCTGACAAATATCGAAGGGATCGAAAGTGCTCTAACGGGAACATACGACTTAATGAGGTCCACAACCTACTATGGCCGCAATTTCCTAGTGATGGCTGATGTTTCGGGAGATAACGTTTACAATAACCTTTCTTCCAACCGGTTTGTACCTTCATACGATTACGAACGAACGACATTCGACGCTAATCCAAGGGATATATGGATCCAAGCTTACAGAGCCACACTCTCCTGCAATAGCATCCTTTCAAATATTGACAACATCGAGGCAGAAGTCGACACCAAAAATCGTGTTAAGGGAGAATCTCTAATTATTAGATCCTTAGCCCTGTTTGATATGGTTAGGTCCTTTGCCCAACCATACCAAGTAGGCGGTGGGGCTCAACTCGGAGTACCAATCATTACACAAGACAGCCTAACTATTTCGACAACTACAATTTATCGTCCCTATCGCTCACCGGTAGAAAGAGTCTACGAACAAATAATCAAAGACCTCAGTTCAGCAAAACAGATCATGAAAGAAGGCGGAGCCATTGGCCGTACAAGCCGCAACGCCGCAACTGCACTGCTTTCAAGAATCTACCTATACAGAAGGGCTAACAACACCGATCTCGAAGCTGTGGTGACCCAAGCCTCCGAGATTATAAATTCCGGGGATTATTCCCTAATTCCTACAGATGAGTATTTAGCTTCATGGGGTGAAAACGGCGAAGATGAAGCGATCTTTGAGTTCATCTTCACAAAAAATGATGACCGAGGAGCTAACAACATTGGTAGAATGTACCTTCCTGAGGGATACGGAGACATACGCCCGCTTAACCGTTTTGTCGATATGTTCGCTGATAACGACGTTAGAAAAGGCTTATTCCAAGAAGATCCTCAAGGTGTTTTGTATATAAATAAATATCCTTCTCTTGATGGCATTCTAGGGCTTGCGTCTCCAAGAGTGATCAGATTAGCGGAAATCTATTTAAATAGAGCTGAAGCCTATGCCAGATTAGGCATGTACGACGAAGCGAAAGCTGACCTAAACACAATCATTGAAAGAGCAACAATAGGAACTTTCACTCCTATTGACCCTCCGAATGATGAGGTACTTGACCGTATCCTTCTTGAAAGATCTAAGGAGTTGTTTGCTGAAGGGCATCGAAGTTATGACATCTTCAGGACGGGCGGAGATATGGTAAGGTACGGGTGGATGAGCGAAGATGAAGGCGAAATCCTCTTTACGATAAAAACGGGCGATTATAATTCTATCTTGGCAATTCCGCAAAGAGATATTGATGTGAATGGGAATCTCGTACAAAACCCAGGGTACGTCCAGTAA
- a CDS encoding GWxTD domain-containing protein, protein MKPLIHTIWRHLGQAFLVLCLLILTTIASAQPFAKKNVRYLYDPVAPVSVEGKVYRNGDYYNVNVWVNMNWEGSINDVFFLSYTLTRNYNSDSWKNRDVPMSYQQYAKKEEGKRVYLSFDVPYEKGEELLIMKFTTLDGRYSYWFDLDLRKPAKYGRFLVWNDSRVYIEDFVSRENIMNVRRTRTEGKLPMKLAYKESEFMGAGVPYKRMRKKKKQKQDSTFVIQMEGAELSASVDLPQGLYYSILETGSGRREYLPLKIVGEYYPKYVSVEELLGPLQYIAEPKEFENLQKNKDKRYALDLFWLKQIRSTDRAQLAVRKYYRQVMWANTFFTGTKDGWKTDKGMVFILFGTPDKVYKKKKKEVWIYEDEGDKSKIQFTFVRKNGLMGTDEYRLKRSRSYMGEWYRAKDLWRKGRAKT, encoded by the coding sequence ATGAAACCTTTAATTCATACCATATGGCGACATCTGGGACAAGCCTTTCTTGTGTTATGCTTATTGATTTTGACTACAATCGCTAGTGCGCAACCTTTTGCCAAAAAGAATGTACGGTATCTATATGACCCTGTAGCTCCGGTAAGCGTGGAAGGGAAAGTTTATCGTAATGGTGATTATTATAACGTCAATGTTTGGGTGAACATGAACTGGGAAGGAAGCATTAATGATGTCTTTTTCTTGAGTTATACCCTTACGAGAAACTACAATTCGGATAGCTGGAAGAACAGGGATGTTCCTATGTCTTATCAGCAATACGCTAAAAAGGAGGAGGGGAAGAGGGTCTACCTGAGCTTTGATGTTCCATATGAGAAAGGTGAAGAGTTGTTGATTATGAAGTTCACGACTTTGGATGGGCGTTATAGTTATTGGTTTGATCTGGATTTGCGCAAGCCGGCTAAATACGGTCGCTTTTTGGTTTGGAACGATAGCAGAGTTTACATCGAGGACTTTGTTAGCAGAGAGAATATAATGAACGTAAGGCGCACGAGAACGGAGGGGAAACTTCCCATGAAGTTGGCGTATAAGGAGTCGGAATTTATGGGTGCGGGTGTGCCTTATAAAAGAATGCGGAAGAAGAAAAAGCAGAAGCAGGACTCTACATTCGTGATTCAGATGGAAGGGGCTGAGCTGTCTGCGTCTGTTGATCTGCCACAAGGGCTTTATTACTCAATATTGGAGACGGGAAGCGGGCGCCGTGAGTATTTGCCACTTAAGATTGTCGGGGAGTATTATCCAAAATATGTTTCGGTTGAGGAATTATTGGGGCCGTTACAATATATAGCTGAGCCCAAGGAATTTGAGAATCTGCAAAAAAACAAAGATAAAAGATACGCCCTAGACTTGTTTTGGTTAAAACAGATCCGATCGACTGACCGAGCGCAATTGGCGGTCAGGAAATATTATAGACAGGTGATGTGGGCGAACACGTTTTTTACGGGGACAAAAGATGGCTGGAAGACAGATAAGGGGATGGTGTTTATTTTGTTTGGTACCCCTGACAAAGTCTACAAGAAGAAGAAGAAAGAGGTGTGGATTTACGAGGATGAGGGGGATAAGTCGAAAATTCAGTTTACCTTTGTGCGAAAAAACGGCCTGATGGGTACTGACGAATATCGCTTGAAGCGGTCAAGATCCTATATGGGCGAATGGTACAGAGCGAAGGACTTATGGAGAAAAGGGAGAGCAAAGACCTGA
- a CDS encoding nitrilase-related carbon-nitrogen hydrolase → METLTVKMVQADLVWENTEANLATLEENLEFDDSGKADIIVLPETFNTGFTTNLSLAEMKNGRTFRWMKLMASRHGAAVCGSLLFKEGGKIYNRFLWMNPDGSFLHYDKRHLFSIGGEREGMETGAERLTIEYKGWRIRPLVCYDLRFPVWARNIGEDRRPDYDLMICVASWPASRQEVWDTLLRARAIENQTYVVGVNRSGSDGDLMYPGASITYDFKGKAVSNLGSEDKIENVDLNLGELKTFREKFPVYLDADVFHLA, encoded by the coding sequence ATGGAAACCTTGACAGTGAAAATGGTCCAAGCCGATCTGGTTTGGGAAAATACGGAAGCGAATCTGGCTACGTTGGAAGAAAATCTGGAATTTGACGATTCAGGGAAAGCGGATATTATCGTTCTTCCGGAAACTTTCAACACTGGTTTCACGACAAATCTGTCGTTAGCCGAGATGAAAAATGGCCGGACGTTTCGCTGGATGAAGCTAATGGCCTCAAGGCACGGAGCAGCCGTTTGCGGTTCGTTACTTTTTAAAGAGGGCGGAAAAATCTATAACAGATTCCTGTGGATGAATCCGGACGGAAGCTTTCTGCATTATGACAAACGCCACTTGTTCAGTATTGGTGGCGAACGGGAAGGTATGGAAACGGGGGCCGAACGCTTGACAATTGAATATAAAGGATGGCGAATCCGCCCGTTGGTTTGTTACGATTTGCGCTTTCCGGTGTGGGCCAGAAATATTGGGGAAGACCGCCGGCCAGATTACGATCTTATGATTTGCGTAGCTTCTTGGCCTGCCTCTCGCCAAGAGGTATGGGATACGTTGCTCAGAGCCAGGGCGATAGAGAATCAAACGTATGTTGTCGGGGTGAACCGTTCCGGATCGGATGGCGATTTAATGTATCCCGGCGCCTCGATTACGTATGATTTTAAAGGAAAAGCGGTGTCAAATTTAGGAAGTGAAGACAAGATCGAGAATGTTGACCTGAATTTAGGTGAATTAAAAACCTTTAGAGAAAAATTCCCGGTTTACCTCGACGCGGACGTTTTTCACCTAGCCTGA
- a CDS encoding ribonuclease Z, whose translation MSFSVKILGSSSAAPVFNRHHSAQWLTLGERRFLIDCGEGTQTRLQKMNCKAGKISRIFISHLHGDHFFGLIGLISSMHLFRQVGELHIYGPKGLDEILKMQLKYSETLLGFDLRFHPTNPDASEVLFEDSKITVSSFPLQHRIPCTGFVFKEKPKPRRLIKDLLPRNITLQEIALLKNGQNVMKENGEIRLKNDRLTLPPSKSHSYAYCSDTKFDPSIVEHIEGVEMLYHEATFTKEFEDRAKQTFHSTAEQAGKIAQMSGVQKLLIGHFSARNKHLKPLLDEARRVFPETYLAVEGERFVLEE comes from the coding sequence TTGAGCTTTAGCGTAAAAATATTAGGATCCAGTTCGGCCGCTCCGGTTTTTAACCGGCATCATTCGGCCCAATGGCTAACCTTGGGAGAACGTCGCTTCTTGATAGATTGTGGCGAAGGCACCCAAACGAGACTTCAGAAGATGAATTGTAAAGCCGGCAAGATCAGCCGGATTTTCATAAGCCACTTGCATGGCGATCACTTCTTTGGCTTAATCGGTCTGATATCCTCAATGCACTTGTTTAGACAAGTGGGGGAGTTACATATATACGGGCCGAAAGGTTTGGACGAGATCCTTAAAATGCAACTAAAGTACTCAGAGACTTTGCTTGGTTTTGATTTAAGATTTCACCCTACAAATCCTGACGCGTCAGAAGTATTGTTTGAAGACTCTAAGATTACGGTTTCTTCATTTCCGTTACAGCATAGAATACCGTGTACCGGATTTGTGTTTAAAGAGAAGCCCAAGCCAAGAAGACTGATAAAAGACCTCTTGCCTCGGAATATAACTCTTCAAGAAATAGCGTTACTGAAGAACGGTCAAAACGTGATGAAGGAGAACGGTGAAATTCGTTTAAAGAATGATCGATTGACTCTTCCACCTTCAAAATCGCATAGTTACGCTTATTGTTCCGATACTAAATTTGATCCTAGTATTGTGGAGCATATTGAGGGGGTGGAGATGTTATATCACGAAGCCACTTTTACTAAAGAGTTTGAAGACAGGGCCAAACAAACGTTCCATAGTACGGCTGAGCAAGCGGGAAAAATTGCTCAAATGTCGGGTGTTCAAAAATTGTTGATAGGGCACTTTTCGGCAAGAAACAAACATCTAAAACCATTGCTGGATGAAGCGAGAAGGGTGTTCCCGGAAACCTATTTAGCTGTAGAAGGGGAGCGATTTGTTTTGGAAGAGTAA